The segment GACATGTGGAAGAAAAGGAGCGGCGCTGAGACATTAGTCCACGGGAATGGCAAACAGGGACAGGAGACTGGTCTTCCCGTGTTTTGCGAACCATTGCAGGATGCGGATGCCAAGCAATGTGATTACTACGCAGACAATTCCGCGAAATGGATACAGCCATCCGGTAGGATCGAAATGATAGACAGCGCCGGCGACCGGCATATGCAGCAGATAGACTGCATAAGAATATTTTCCCCAGCACTCAAGAATCATATTCAGCCGGTTCCAGTGGATGGCTTTCATGGCAGAATAAACCAGTCCCACTTTCAGCAACTGGATCACCGCTTCCATTGCGACCGGCAATGGATGATGAATCCGCAGGAAAAAGCAGACAGCCAGAAGAAACAGTTCGAGACACAGCAGCTTTCGCCGGGAGATCGGTCTGCCAGCGTCCCTTTCATGTGAGACGTAATACCGGACACCCACGCCGCACTCAAAGTAGATGAGAGAAGACGGTGCGAAAAGATACGAAGTCATCCAGTCCCAGAACGAAGTGATGCCTGCAAAATCACTGAATCCAAGGAGCACCAGCAGCGTCAGGGATGGAATTCTTATGGACGGGAAATGCTGAAAGAGAAATTCAAGGATGAAAAGAATCACAATCTGCCGCATGAAATGAAGATAGGATCCGTAGCCGAGAAGAAATTTCCATAATGGCATAAATGCCGCGACAGACCGGAAATGGAACATCTCAGCAATCCATACTAGAGTTCCAGCAACAATCCAGGGGATGATTAGATGCCTGAGCCGCTTGCACCAGAAGTCCTTCGCAGACTTCCTGTGATCAAGAAAGCCGGCAAGAAGGAAGAAAATCGGTACACCCAGGTCAGAAAACACAGGAAGAACATTGTGCCAGAATACTGCCCAGCTGTTAGAAGCAGCCTGCTTTGACAAAGTTGCCGCATGGATTACGGCGACGCCCCAAATGGCAAATCCCTTCATTCGATAAATCAGCAGGTTTTCTCTTTTCTCCATGATTGATACCAGTCTTCTGATATGTTTTACCATGCAATTCGATGTGAGCAGGTCATGAAATCAATCCGTTAATTTATGTGCCGTCACAATTTCGTGTTGACCGGGCAATGCAGAAAAATACGGTTTTGAAAGCATGACAGGAACGTATCATACTTATTAAGAAATATATTGGAGAAAAACGCATGACAAATGAAAAGAAAACACGCCCGGTCATAGAAACAAGGCTGCAGCACAATATCCTCTGCATACCGGAAGAGGCGCGGCGTGCGTCGGGCATTGTTGTCTTCGGGCGCCGTATCAAGACACTCGTCTTTACAACGGATCTGGCCATTATCCGCAACTGTGATGCGGATGCTGTATTTGCAGTCTATCCTTTTACTCCCCAGACTGCGATCAGCGATGCCATCATCAAGTATTCGTACATTCCGGTCTTCTGTGGTGTCGGCGGCGGTACGACGCATGGTGTGCGTACCATCGGTCTTGCGCGTGACATGGAAAGCAGCGGGGCCATGGGCGTTGTTCTTAACAGCCCAATCACCAACCTCAATCTTGCGGCGGTTGCCAAGACGGTCGATATTCCGGTCATCATTACGGTCACAAGTGCCGATACCGATATTCAGAAACGTCTCGATGCAGGTGCCTCGATCCTGAACGTTGCCGGCGGTACAAAGACGCCTGAAATCATCACAAAAATCCGTGCCGGTTTTCCTGATGTACCCATCATCGCCAGCGGCGGCAGTACTTCGGAAAGCATTCTGGCTACGGTTGCGGCGGGAGCCAATGCCATCACCTATACGCCGCCCAGCACTGCTAATCTGTTCGCAGCCATGATGGCTCAGTATCGTGGCGAAGAAGAGAATTGACACTCCCCCCGGCTAAAGCCTGTGGGATTCTTGCTTCGCTGAGAACTGCGGCATTGTGCTGTCTTACGCTCTCTTTTGCAAGCGTCACTTCCTGTGGGCACCACGGTACGTATAAGTGTTTCAGGCTGCGGAAACTGCAGCCTGCGGTTCATTAAAGATGCGGATGCTTTCTGACAGAATGTTCAGCGCAGCGCTCTGATCCCGATCATGCGCTGCTCCGCACTGTGGACAGATCCACTTCCGCGCTTTTAGATCTTTCACTGCCGGGTTTTTATACCCGCACGTATGACAGTTCTGCGAGCTTATATAGAACGTATCGACTTTGATCAGAAAGCCGTTACGTTCTATTACTTTATATTCCAGCATCCGAAATTGCCTTTGCCAGCCTGTGATTTTTGATCATTCCGCAAATGTTCAAATGCTCGGCATAGATGATTTGGTTTCATCAGCCAATGCCATGCTCTGCTTCTGCAGAAAGTCGTTTCTGGTGTTGGCAATGCATTCATGGATCTTTGCGACTTTGATCCGCTGCCTGCACTATTTTTGCGTCATTCTGATCTTCGCTCTCGGAGCAGGAATCGGCAGTTACCTTTCTTCATCCCTGCACAGGTCGATGATCTGGATTTGCAGCATCTTTCTCTGCGTCGCCTTTGTATTGATGCTCAAGCCGGCAGATTACTGATTCTCCAAAGCCTCTTTCACTCTCCTTTGCAATGTGGGAACCACCTCTTCTTCAAACCACGGATGCATCTTGCGCCAGCGGATATTCAGCGGACTGGGATGAACAATCGGAAAACATGCAGGAAGATAATTCTGATACGCAGCTACGGTACCCGTCAGGTTCTCTTTCTTACTGTCCCGCAGATAGTAGTGAACCTCCCCGCCTAAGTGCTAACGTACTATAGACGGGGCTTCCAAGGGCTTGTGTGCCCTCAGACTTCCGCCTGCACAAACGATACGGTAACAGCACAGCACACAAGCCGAAGCTTATGCGCCCATCTGTACTAACGTTTCTCAGACTTATGTCGGGATCGTCAGACTGCCGCTGGAAGCAGAGGGTACAAGACCCTGTTGATCTTCCATAGGTCAGCTAACGTCCTTTGGGTTCCACTCCCGATCCCAGAGACTTTTGTCATAAGATCGGGTGATTCCATTAACAGCCCGCGGATAAAATAACGGGCACCGATGTTGTAGCTGGCGGAAAGGTCGCAATTGTAGATCTTTCCGCTTTTGAATACACAGACGTCATAAGGCGTGTCTTCGGACACTTCTCTTCCCCGTCTGACACGTCCGGTTCCGTCATACGCAAGACGGCTGGTTCCCCGTGCATTGATGCGTGAGATGCGAATCCCATAATGATGGGCAAGGCTTTCTACGGTTTTCTGAATGTCAGCGTGCTTCCACATGGCAAGTTTCTGCTTCTTACTGCCGCGCTTTTTACCTTTCGTATCAAGATGCTCCATGACAATAGCATCGCACTCATTCGCAATGGCAAAGTTCACAATCTCCCGTGCAATCTGATGTGCAAGATTCCTGTTTCTCCGCTTTGCGATATTCCAGAGCCGTCCGGAGTCATGTGATCCATGCAGAGACTGGAATACAGACACCCGATGCAGGGCATTGCTCAAAGAGTCTTTTAGTACGGTATAAGCGTAGTCGGTAAAACCATCACCCAGATGGTCAGCCAGCTGCACTTATTTTAGGATAAGGGAGTAGTAATTCGGTCTGGCGTGAGTCTTTTGGAGAAACAGCGTCCGTAGAGAAAACTGCCAGCCGTTCCCTTATCCTAATACATTCGTTTACGCGAGTTGAGTCTGAAATAACACTCTGGTATCTTACTAAAATGCTTGAAGAATAAGTGTGAGCGGTCGCCGATTACTGCATATTACTGCGCAGAAAGGAGACCGTTTTTATGATTGGCGTGGGAATCGATGTTTCAAAGCTGAAAAGTACGATCTGTATCACGAATGAATACGGAGAAGTGCTGAAGGCTCCGTATGAGATCTCACATACGGAAATGGATCTGAAGGAATTAACAAAGCAAATCAAAGGTTACGGTGGAAAGAATGATGTTCGGGTCGTCATGGAAGCCACCGGGTCCTACAGCAGACCAGTCCTGTATTACCTGCTGGATGAAGGCATCTTCGTGTCCGAGATCAATCCGCTTGCGATGAAGAAATACCGGGCTGACATCAACTTCAGAGGAGTTAAGAATGACAGTATAGATGCGATGGCAATCGCACAGTACACAATCGAGAAATGGAATAAGTTGAAGGAGTATCAGCGTGCTGACAAAGAGTATGCGGCCATGAAGGCATTATCCAGACAATATCTCAGTTATATGAAGCCACATGTGGCGCTGGTCCAGAATCTGGACCACCTGATCGATCAGGTAATGCCGGGAATCAAAAAAGAATTCGATGGATATGATCCGGTAACCGGTAAAGACCGGCTGGCAGACTTCCTGGAGGAGTTCCGTCACTATGATTACATCACATCGCTCGGGCCAAAGAAATTTGATGAACGCTTCACTAAATGGGCGAAGAAAAAAGGATACCGTCCGCGTCAGAATAAATCCGACAAGATTTATTCGCTGGCAAAGGAAGGCATCCCTACACTGGCATATGATCCGACGAGCCGGCTGCTTGTAGAACAAGCTGTAGCGGCACTGAAAGGTCTGAATCAAGTGCTCTGTCAAATACTAACACAGATCAGAGAACTTGCGGAGAAGCGGCCGGAATATGAAGCAGTTCGTGCAATGAGCGGTGTCGGAGATGTTCTGGCACCACTGCTTGTGGCGGAGGTAGGCGATCCAAGAAGATACCATTCCGGAGATGCCCTGATCGCCTGTATCGGAATCGATGTCCCGCCTTATGACAGCGGCCAGTTCAAAGCATCCGACCGGAAGATCACCCGAAAAGGATCCAAGCAGCTGAGAAAGCTTGGATATCTCTTGGTAAAGAATCTCAGAAAGATCAAACCCGTAAAAGATACAGCTGTCTATGATTACTATTTGAAGAAGAAATCAGAAGGCAAGAAAGACAAGCAGGCTATCGTTGCGGCAATGAATAAGTTCTTCCGAATCTACTACGCAAGGTCCATGGAAGCTTACAGAAGCTGATTCATAATCATGACAACCAGCCCGAAAGAAAACCCGTCCTGTACAGAACGGATTTTCATGGTGTGCATTCGTTTCATTAGTGCATTTACTGTTGACAACCCTTAGCGAGTTTTCTCTTCCGCGCATAATGAACTTACGCGCCAGGACAGTACCCTTCGAGTCCATGATACTGCATACCGCATCTGTACGAATCCCCAGGTCGACAGCACAGATCTTCTGCTCCGATACAGGTTTTGCGGACAATTCTACAGTTTCCGTTACTGCAAATCTCAGCTTCCAGCATCCGTGCTTCTTCTCCAGCACGGGAGCAGAGATATCTCCGTTTCTGCCTCTCTTGTCAAGGTAGTCAACATCCGTCTTAGATAGGCGAACGGTATCCCATACCCAATCGTTTTTGCGGAGCACCTTGATCTTTGCCGCATAAGGCAGCACTTTGCCTGTCTGTTCATCGATCACAGGCTTATAAGTGTTGCCGCGATACAGTGCAGGCATCCGGTGCTTACAGGAATCCAGCTTTGGTGGTTCTCCCGTACAGCCGTTCGCCTTCCAGTTCTTCAGAGATGACTGATAAGCAGAAACGATACCAAGAGCCTGCATAATAGCGGCTCTGCGATAATAGGAAGGAAATTTTGGAAACTTCTGATCGAAGGCGTCAGATGAAGAGAAACCCTTAGCAGAATGGATCATGCGCTCAAGCATTCTCTGCCGCATTTGTGCTCCCCCAGCTTCGCATAAGGCATCCCAGTTTTCAAGTGCAGGGCGGACAAGATGGGCGACGGCATCTGAAAAGAGATCCGCTGTTCTTTTCAGCGCATCATGGCTGTCTCGAATGCGTATACCATAGCTTCCAACAACCTGCATTTCCTATCTCCTAAATACAGTATAACATTTTTAGTGGTACGATTAAATAGAAGGAGGTATTGATATGGACTATTACGCTGAATATCATAGAAACAGACATTCTATTTATAAGCTTCAGTACCATTTGGTTGTAGTCACTAAATACAGACATCCGGTGCTTACAGGGGAGCTCGCCAATCGGCTGATTCAGATCAGTCGCGAAGTGATAGAAGGCGACTGGAAGTGCCGAATTCTGGAGAT is part of the Galactobacillus timonensis genome and harbors:
- a CDS encoding hydrolase, coding for MTNEKKTRPVIETRLQHNILCIPEEARRASGIVVFGRRIKTLVFTTDLAIIRNCDADAVFAVYPFTPQTAISDAIIKYSYIPVFCGVGGGTTHGVRTIGLARDMESSGAMGVVLNSPITNLNLAAVAKTVDIPVIITVTSADTDIQKRLDAGASILNVAGGTKTPEIITKIRAGFPDVPIIASGGSTSESILATVAAGANAITYTPPSTANLFAAMMAQYRGEEEN
- a CDS encoding DUF1275 family protein, which produces MLGIDDLVSSANAMLCFCRKSFLVLAMHSWIFATLIRCLHYFCVILIFALGAGIGSYLSSSLHRSMIWICSIFLCVAFVLMLKPADY
- a CDS encoding zinc ribbon domain-containing protein — translated: MTGWQRQFRMLEYKVIERNGFLIKVDTFYISSQNCHTCGYKNPAVKDLKARKWICPQCGAAHDRDQSAALNILSESIRIFNEPQAAVSAA
- a CDS encoding IS110 family transposase; protein product: MIGVGIDVSKLKSTICITNEYGEVLKAPYEISHTEMDLKELTKQIKGYGGKNDVRVVMEATGSYSRPVLYYLLDEGIFVSEINPLAMKKYRADINFRGVKNDSIDAMAIAQYTIEKWNKLKEYQRADKEYAAMKALSRQYLSYMKPHVALVQNLDHLIDQVMPGIKKEFDGYDPVTGKDRLADFLEEFRHYDYITSLGPKKFDERFTKWAKKKGYRPRQNKSDKIYSLAKEGIPTLAYDPTSRLLVEQAVAALKGLNQVLCQILTQIRELAEKRPEYEAVRAMSGVGDVLAPLLVAEVGDPRRYHSGDALIACIGIDVPPYDSGQFKASDRKITRKGSKQLRKLGYLLVKNLRKIKPVKDTAVYDYYLKKKSEGKKDKQAIVAAMNKFFRIYYARSMEAYRS
- a CDS encoding acyltransferase family protein; protein product: MEKRENLLIYRMKGFAIWGVAVIHAATLSKQAASNSWAVFWHNVLPVFSDLGVPIFFLLAGFLDHRKSAKDFWCKRLRHLIIPWIVAGTLVWIAEMFHFRSVAAFMPLWKFLLGYGSYLHFMRQIVILFILEFLFQHFPSIRIPSLTLLVLLGFSDFAGITSFWDWMTSYLFAPSSLIYFECGVGVRYYVSHERDAGRPISRRKLLCLELFLLAVCFFLRIHHPLPVAMEAVIQLLKVGLVYSAMKAIHWNRLNMILECWGKYSYAVYLLHMPVAGAVYHFDPTGWLYPFRGIVCVVITLLGIRILQWFAKHGKTSLLSLFAIPVD
- a CDS encoding IS200/IS605 family accessory protein TnpB-related protein, giving the protein MQLADHLGDGFTDYAYTVLKDSLSNALHRVSVFQSLHGSHDSGRLWNIAKRRNRNLAHQIAREIVNFAIANECDAIVMEHLDTKGKKRGSKKQKLAMWKHADIQKTVESLAHHYGIRISRINARGTSRLAYDGTGRVRRGREVSEDTPYDVCVFKSGKIYNCDLSASYNIGARYFIRGLLMESPDLMTKVSGIGSGTQRTLADLWKINRVLYPLLPAAV